The Quercus robur chromosome 7, dhQueRobu3.1, whole genome shotgun sequence genome has a segment encoding these proteins:
- the LOC126692294 gene encoding E3 ubiquitin-protein ligase HAKAI homolog isoform X1 — protein sequence MLQIRLSKAPAAEGVGGAKPLPVDSVTVACPDHLVLAELPVAKGIGAATSASLVKTVGRRSRRPLGERVHFCVRCDFPVAIYGRLSPCEHAFCLDCARSDSICYLCDERIQKIQTIKMMEGIFICAAPHCLKSFLKRSEFESHINESHADLLQPNAEKEDGNESESQSVKQSGASESTARAPPRPVFSPGSNSQIHDREDKTRRQQPREPPPSRPNVQPKQPQSFGQVQNHPSELQPDNNRPQGFDRLGPQNRFHQQGFDTQGGPQQESGQFPDKQQGILSENQFPEYPPMHSIQTPNYAVPVNANPMLNPPPPFGYPPFQTEGGQPFYGAPYEMTRQDSASEVGAEQGSLLGFPPVQVGGVNFSGNYAQPWNGGFVGAPFEHPHGGHGMLDGFANASDSHGKAAFHQGDYGRNSGGLLLNPPPLANKGMEQAQSGNAMDPRDGKGILAPQPMTLPPPPPPPPHSSQLKRKFYPESSRDGQGYGWQHENRDSFGSSQD from the exons ATGCTTCAGATTCGGCTTAGCAAGGCTCCGGCTGCAGAAGGTGTTGGAGGGGCGAAGCCCTTGCCGGTGGATAGTGTGACGGTGGCGTGCCCTGACCACCTTGTCCTTGCTGAACTTCCTGTGGCAAAGGGCATTGGTGCAGCCACTTCTGCTTCCCTTGTCAAGACTGTTGGTCGCAGGTCCCGCCGCCCGCTTGGTGAGCGAGTCCACTTCTGCGTTCGTTGTGATTTTCCGGTCGCTATCTATGGACGCCTG AGCCCTTGTGAGCATGCCTTCTGTCTTGATTGTGCTAGGAGTGATTCAATTTGCTACCT TTGTGATGAACGTATACAGAAGATTCAGACAATTAAAATGATGGAAGGGATCTTCATCTGTGCAGCACCTCATTGTCTAAAGTCTTTTCTGAAGAGGTCTGAATTTGAATCTCACATCAATGAGAGCCATGCTGACCTTCTTCAACCCAATGCTGAGAAAGAAGATGGAAATGAATCAGAGTCTCAGAGTGTTAAACAATCTGGAGCTTCTGAATCCACAGCCCGGGCTCCCCCAAGGCCAGTCTTTTCTCCTGGTTCAAATTCCCAGATTCATGATCGTGAAGACAAAACTCGTCGACAGCAACCTAGAGAACCACCACCTTCAAGGCCAAATGTACAGCCAAAGCAAccacaaagttttggacaagtGCAAAATCATCCATCAGAGCTCCAACCAGATAACAACCGACCGCAAGGCTTTGACAGGCTGGGTCCTCAAAACCGATTCCATCAACAGGGTTTTGACACCCAAGGTGGCCCACAACAAGAGTCTGGTCAGTTTCCAGACAAGCAGCAGGGAATCCTATCTGAGAACCAGTTTCCTGAATACCCACCTATGCATTCCATTCAGACACCTAATTATGCTGTGCCAGTCAATGCAAATCCAATGCTAAATCCCCCTCCACCTTTTGGTTACCCTCCTTTCCAGACTGAGGGAGGTCAACCATTTTATGGTGCTCCCTATGAGATGACAAGGCAAGATTCAGCTTCAGAAGTAGGAGCGGAACAGGGGTCATTGTTGGGTTTCCCACCAGTTCAAGTGGGTGGTGTGAATTTCTCAGGAAATTATGCTCAACCCTGGAATGGAGGCTTTGTTGGTGCACCTTTTGAGCATCCACACGGTGGTCATGGAATGCTAGATGGCTTTGCTAATGCATCAGATTCTCATGGGAAAGCTGCATTCCATCAAGGTGACTATGGACGCAATTCTGGAGGTTTGCTTTTAAATCCTCCACCTTTGGCTAACAAGGGCATGGAACAAGCGCAGAGTGGCAATGCGATGGATCCAAGGGATGGCAAGGGCATTTTGGCACCACAGCCTATGACACtcccaccgccaccaccacccccACCTCACTCATCCCAGCTTAAAAGAAAGTTCTATCCTGAATCAAGCCGTGACGGACAGGGCTATGGCTGGCAGCATGAGAACCGTGACAGTTTTGGGAGTAGCCAGGACTAG
- the LOC126692293 gene encoding mitochondrial uncoupling protein 1 isoform X1: MVADSKSKSDISFVGTFASSAFAACFAEICTIPLDTAKVRLQLQKKPIAGDGLTLPKYKGMLGTVATIGREEGLAALWKGIVPGLHRQCLFGGLRIGLYEPVKNLYVGKDFVGDAPLSKKILAGLTTGALAIMVANPTDLVKVRLQAEGKLPPGVPRRYSGALNAYSTIVKQEGFGALWTGVGPNVARNAIINAAELASYDQVKQTILKIPGFTDNVFTHLLSGLGAGFFAVCIGSPVDVVKSRMMGDSAYKSTIDCFVKTLKNDGPLAFYKGFIPNFGRLGSWNVIMFLTLEQAKKFVRSIESS; this comes from the exons ATGGTGGCCGATAGCAAGTCGAAATCCGATATCTCCTTCGTCGGAACTTTCGCTAGCAGCGCTTTTGCCGCTTGTTTCGCCGAG ATTTGTACTATTCCTTTGGACACTGCAAAAGTTAGGCTTCAGCTCCAGAAGAAACCCATTGCAGGGGATGGATTGACCTTACCGAAATACAAGGGTATGCTGGGCACGGTTGCCACCATTGGGAGGGAAGAAGGTTTGGCGGCACTATGGAAAGGCATTGTCCCAGGATTACATCGTCAGTGCCTGTTTGGTGGTTTGAGAATTGGGTTGTATGAACCA GTTAAAAACTTATACGTGGGCAAGGACTTTGTTGGAGATGCTCCTTTGTCCAAGAAAATACTTGCCGGACTTACCACTG GTGCCCTGGCAATTATGGTAGCAAATCCAACTGATCTTGTGAAGGTTAGACTTCAAGCTGAAGGAAAATTACCACCTGGTGTTCCAAGGCGTTATAGTGGAGCTCTAAATGCTTATTCGACAATTGTGAAACAG GAAGGATTTGGGGCTCTTTGGACTGGTGTCGGGCCCAATGTAGCACGAAATGCTATTATAAATGCTGCTGAACTAGCCAGCTATGATCAAGTGAAGCAG ACAATCTTGAAAATTCCAGGGTTCACTGATAATGTCTTCACTCATCTCCTTTCTGGTCTTGGGGCAGGGTTTTTTGCAGTCTGTATTGGATCCCCGGTTGATGTG GTTAAGTCAAGAATGATGGGAGATTCTGCATACAAAAGCACAATTGATTGTTTCGTCAAAACTTTGAAGAATGAC GGACCATTGGCTTTTTACAAGGGCTTTATCCCAAATTTTGGTCGGCTGGGATCTTGGAATGTGATCATGTTTCTAACATTAGAGCAG GCTAAGAAGTTTGTCAGAAGTATAGAATCTTCTTGA
- the LOC126692291 gene encoding probable sugar phosphate/phosphate translocator At3g11320, translating to MKSLIPWYTIGLVVAWYSSNIGVLLLNKYLLTNYGFKYPVFLTMCHMSMCSVLSYVAIACMKVVPLQHIASKTQFVKITGLSVVFCFSVVCGNVSLRYIPVSFNQAIGATTPFFTAVFAYVMSKRRESWVTYVTLIPVVAGVIVATGGEPSFHLLGFIVCVSATAGRAFKSVLQEILLSSEEEKLNSMNLLLYMAPIAIVFLLPATLLMEDNVFEITVDLSRRDSKIVWYLLFNSSLAYFVNLTNFLVTKHTSALTLQVLGNAKGAVAVVISILIFNNPVSFIGMAGYGLTVVGVVIYSEAKKRFR from the exons ATGAAGAGCCTGATCCCATGGTACACGATTGGGCTCGTGGTAGCATGGTACAGTTCCAACATCGGCGTCTTGCTTCTCAACAAGTACTTGCTCACCAACTATGGTTTCAAGTACCCTGTGTTCCTCACCATGTGTCACATGTCCATGTGTTCTGTGCTCAGCTACGTTGCCATTGCATGTATGAAAGTGGTTCCTTTGCAACACATTGCGTCAAAGACACAGTTCGTCAAGATCACTGGGCTCAGTGTCGTTTTCTGCTTCTCCGTGGTTTGTGGGAATGTGTCGCTGAGGTATATTCCGGTGTCGTTTAACCAGGCAATCGGGGCCACCACGCCTTTCTTCACAGCGGTTTTTGCTTACGTGATGAGCAAGAGGAGGGAGTCTTGGGTTACTTATGTGACTCTCATTCCTGTTGTTGCTGGGGTCATCGTTGCAACTGGG GGTGAACCGAGTTTCCATTTGTTAGGGTTTATAGTTTGTGTTTCAGCTACAGCTGGAAGGGCATTCAAGTCAGTGCTTCAGGAAATTTTGCTATCCTCAGAAGA AGAAAAGCTGAACTCTATGAACCTTCTGCTGTACATGGCACCAATAGCTATAGTTTTCTTACTTCCTGCAACACTATTGATGGAGGACAATGTGTTTGAGATCACAGTAGATCTTTCCAGAAGAGATTCCAAAATAGTCTGGTATCTGCTGTTCAATTCTTCACTTGCATATTTTGTGAACTTGACCAATTTCTTGGTCACTAAACACACAAGTGCTTTGACTCTCCAG GTTCTGGGAAATGCAAAAGGAGCTGTTGCTGTGGTCATTTCAATTTTGATATTTAATAACCCAGTTTCATTTATTGGGATGGCAGGCTACGGGCTCACAGTCGTTGGAGTTGTAATTTACAGTGAAGCCAAGAAGAGATTCAGATGA
- the LOC126692293 gene encoding mitochondrial uncoupling protein 1 isoform X2, which produces MVADSKSKSDISFAGTFASSAFATCFAEICTIPLDTAKVRLQLQKKPIAGDGLTLPKYKGMLGTVATIGREEGLAALWKGIVPGLHRQCLFGGLRIGLYEPVKNLYVGKDFVGDAPLSKKILAGLTTGALAIMVANPTDLVKVRLQAEGKLPPGVPRRYSGALNAYSTIVKQEGFGALWTGVGPNVARNAIINAAELASYDQVKQTILKIPGFTDNVFTHLLSGLGAGFFAVCIGSPVDVVKSRMMGDSAYKSTIDCFVKTLKNDGPLAFYKGFIPNFGRLGSWNVIMFLTLEQAKKFVRSIESS; this is translated from the exons ATGGTGGCCGATAGCAAGTCCAAGTCCGATATCTCCTTCGCCGGAACTTTCGCTAGCAGCGCTTTCGCCACTTGTTTCGCCGAG ATTTGTACTATTCCTTTGGACACTGCAAAAGTTAGGCTTCAGCTCCAGAAGAAACCCATTGCAGGGGATGGATTGACCTTACCGAAATACAAGGGTATGCTGGGCACGGTTGCCACCATTGGGAGGGAAGAAGGTTTGGCGGCACTATGGAAAGGCATTGTCCCAGGATTACATCGTCAGTGCCTGTTTGGTGGTTTGAGAATTGGGTTGTATGAACCA GTTAAAAACTTATACGTGGGCAAGGACTTTGTTGGAGATGCTCCTTTGTCCAAGAAAATACTTGCCGGACTTACCACTG GTGCCCTGGCAATTATGGTAGCAAATCCAACTGATCTTGTGAAGGTTAGACTTCAAGCTGAAGGAAAATTACCACCTGGTGTTCCAAGGCGTTATAGTGGAGCTCTAAATGCTTATTCGACAATTGTGAAACAG GAAGGATTTGGGGCTCTTTGGACTGGTGTCGGGCCCAATGTAGCACGAAATGCTATTATAAATGCTGCTGAACTAGCCAGCTATGATCAAGTGAAGCAG ACAATCTTGAAAATTCCAGGGTTCACTGATAATGTCTTCACTCATCTCCTTTCTGGTCTTGGGGCAGGGTTTTTTGCAGTCTGTATTGGATCCCCGGTTGATGTG GTTAAGTCAAGAATGATGGGAGATTCTGCATACAAAAGCACAATTGATTGTTTCGTCAAAACTTTGAAGAATGAC GGACCATTGGCTTTTTACAAGGGCTTTATCCCAAATTTTGGTCGGCTGGGATCTTGGAATGTGATCATGTTTCTAACATTAGAGCAG GCTAAGAAGTTTGTCAGAAGTATAGAATCTTCTTGA
- the LOC126692295 gene encoding uncharacterized protein LOC126692295 — MVMFMAMATPPKPTIIEINLISAQDLPSYKESSIKTYVVAWISPQKKLTSRVDYAGNRNPTWNDKFIFAINKDLVFHKPNTTLVLEIYSKRPYRKDRRIGKVHILLESLMDKTQHIMAFHVRDSSSMPQGILNLGIMNLDGLFNRSIPTYLGSSLAIDYRKLMGVK, encoded by the exons atGGTCATGTTTATGGCCATGGCAACTCCACCTAAACCAACAATTATTGAGATCAATCTCATCTCTGCACAAGATTTGCCTTCATACAAAGAATCAAGCATCAAAAC CTACGTGGTTGCATGGATTAGCCCGCAAAAAAAGCTTACTTCAAGGGTTGACTATGCCGGAAACAGGAACCCCACATGGAACGACAAGTTCATATTTGCAATCAATAAAGACTTGGTGTTTCACAAGCCTAACACTACGTTGGTACTTGAAATCTACAGCAAGCGGCCTTACAGGAAGGACAGGCGCATTGGGAAAGTTCATATCTTGTTGGAGAGTTTGATGGATAAAACCCAACACATTATGGCATTTCATGTGCGTGATTCGTCAAGCATGCCTCAAGGGATTCTTAACCTTGGTATAATGAATTTGGACGGTTTGTTCAATCGATCTATACCGACTTATCTTGGTTCAAGCTTGGCTATTGACTATAGGAAGTTGATGGGTGTCAAGTAG
- the LOC126692294 gene encoding E3 ubiquitin-protein ligase HAKAI homolog isoform X2 yields the protein MLQIRLSKAPAAEGVGGAKPLPVDSVTVACPDHLVLAELPVAKGIGAATSASLVKTVGRRSRRPLGERVHFCVRCDFPVAIYGRLSPCEHAFCLDCARSDSICYLCDERIQKIQTIKMMEGIFICAAPHCLKSFLKRSEFESHINESHADLLQPNAEKEDGNESESQSVKQSGASESTARAPPRPVFSPGSNSQIHDREDKTRRQQPREPPPSRPNVQPKQPQSFGQVQNHPSELQPDNNRPQGFDRLGPQNRFHQQGFDTQGGPQQESGQFPDKQQGILSENQFPEYPPMHSIQTPNYAVPVNANPMLNPPPPFGYPPFQTEGGQPFYGAPYEMTRQDSASEVGAEQGSLLGFPPVQVGGVNFSGNYAQPWNGGFVGAPFEHPHGGHGMLDGFANASDSHGKAAFHQGDYGRNSGGLLLNPPPLANKGMEQAQSGNAMDPRDGKGILAPQPMTLPPPPPPPPHSSQLKRKFYPESSRDGQGYGWQHENCDSFGSSQD from the exons ATGCTTCAGATTCGGCTTAGCAAGGCTCCGGCTGCAGAAGGTGTTGGAGGGGCGAAGCCCTTGCCGGTGGATAGTGTGACGGTGGCGTGCCCTGACCACCTTGTCCTTGCTGAACTTCCTGTGGCAAAGGGCATTGGTGCAGCCACTTCTGCTTCCCTTGTCAAGACTGTTGGTCGCAGGTCCCGCCGCCCGCTTGGTGAGCGAGTCCACTTCTGCGTTCGTTGTGATTTTCCGGTCGCTATCTATGGACGCCTG AGCCCTTGTGAGCATGCCTTCTGTCTTGATTGTGCTAGGAGTGATTCAATTTGCTACCT TTGTGATGAACGTATACAGAAGATTCAGACAATTAAAATGATGGAAGGGATCTTCATCTGTGCAGCACCTCATTGTCTAAAGTCTTTTCTGAAGAGGTCTGAATTTGAATCTCACATCAATGAGAGCCATGCTGACCTTCTTCAACCCAATGCTGAGAAAGAAGATGGAAATGAATCAGAGTCTCAGAGTGTTAAACAATCTGGAGCTTCTGAATCCACAGCCCGGGCTCCCCCAAGGCCAGTCTTTTCTCCTGGTTCAAATTCCCAGATTCATGATCGTGAAGACAAAACTCGTCGACAGCAACCTAGAGAACCACCACCTTCAAGGCCAAATGTACAGCCAAAGCAAccacaaagttttggacaagtGCAAAATCATCCATCAGAGCTCCAACCAGATAACAACCGACCGCAAGGCTTTGACAGGCTGGGTCCTCAAAACCGATTCCATCAACAGGGTTTTGACACCCAAGGTGGCCCACAACAAGAGTCTGGTCAGTTTCCAGACAAGCAGCAGGGAATCCTATCTGAGAACCAGTTTCCTGAATACCCACCTATGCATTCCATTCAGACACCTAATTATGCTGTGCCAGTCAATGCAAATCCAATGCTAAATCCCCCTCCACCTTTTGGTTACCCTCCTTTCCAGACTGAGGGAGGTCAACCATTTTATGGTGCTCCCTATGAGATGACAAGGCAAGATTCAGCTTCAGAAGTAGGAGCGGAACAGGGGTCATTGTTGGGTTTCCCACCAGTTCAAGTGGGTGGTGTGAATTTCTCAGGAAATTATGCTCAACCCTGGAATGGAGGCTTTGTTGGTGCACCTTTTGAGCATCCACACGGTGGTCATGGAATGCTAGATGGCTTTGCTAATGCATCAGATTCTCATGGGAAAGCTGCATTCCATCAAGGTGACTATGGACGCAATTCTGGAGGTTTGCTTTTAAATCCTCCACCTTTGGCTAACAAGGGCATGGAACAAGCGCAGAGTGGCAATGCGATGGATCCAAGGGATGGCAAGGGCATTTTGGCACCACAGCCTATGACACtcccaccgccaccaccacccccAC